Part of the Vigna unguiculata cultivar IT97K-499-35 chromosome 3, ASM411807v1, whole genome shotgun sequence genome, TaagttataaacaaaataaatgtcaaCAATTCCGTTTAAAAGTGCtaatataattctaataaaaGTGCTAACATAACATAATGTAATCCAAAAAGTTAATGTGAACTTTTTCAATCGAGCCATTGTTCCCTTTTTCTTTGTGTCAtagtctttttatttaattaaaaaaataatttatatataaaagatctaATTTAACATCTCTAAAGTTTTTGTCCAAGTTCTGTTATTGGATGTGTccaattttttcttaaactagataacattgttaattatagtgaaagaacaaataaaagattggtatcaatatatttttagtctcatTAAACTGTCTAATAATAAAgagattaagttaaaaatataatagaatcaAAAGCTTAAATTAACCAACAATCTTTCcactttaaaaattaagaatatatatatatatatatatatatatatatatatatatatatatatatatatatatatatatatatatatatatatatatatatatatatatatatatatatatatatatatatatatatatatatatatatatatatatatatatatatatatatacacacgtaTGTATTATTCAAAATGTATTTAACAATTGATAGCTTAGTTTAAAACAATTGAATTCAAAGAATACTGTTATAATTTTGTACCGTGTTAAATATGAAATCCTATTATATTCCATTTGATTAATACTTTGCAATCCTATTATACCCACTTCAAtccttgattttattttttacggtATATATATTGCacttaactattttttcttctttagaaaTTTTTGGAAAGTTAaagctaaaaataaaaaataaaacataaagtagAATTCATTTAATCCATTTCAATATGTTTTAGTTTAAATAgataattcaagaaaaaaaagaagatatatagaggaagaaaaagaatgaGATAAGAGAGCGATAATAGTTTAGGTAagaatttttccttttcttttatgaaacAAAAGTACTCAATCTGTTAAGGTGATTTAGAAAATGTGTTTCACtcaacttttgtttttaagGAAAGACGTACAAGCTAAAAGAGGTAATTAAAGCACAtgctattttaattatttcaacgAATAAAGAATCATAATCTTTGATATTAATCCCTTACACTGCACacataataagaaataaaaagacaaataataagtgtaataataaatgatataataaaacatagtgataaatatattataattaatttgtgtcTATGTagttattgtgagataaaaataaaaaaaagtaaataaaaggtatgataattattttactgtagctaaaaatgttggaaatagagaaaaaagaaaaaaatagaagggAGGCCTAAACACTAGAGTGTGGTAGTGAGAAGGAAAACAAAGAGGAGAGTGATTTGATTTGACGAGAAAAGTGTTTGATCCACTTATTTTTGGACCCACTACGAAACTACCATGCACTTTCCTTCCCAACAACATCACTTCGTGATCTTATTCACATCTAGTTCTGCCCCCTCACGCACTTTCACAGCAACTCCCACACAACCTTTACTTTCCATATACATCACATAACACACACCACGTCCCAAACCGACTTCTACACTCTCACTCCATAAAACCCAATTGCTTTTTCTCATCTCTCATATCTCATATCTCATAACTCCAATGGCTACCGATAGAATTTTCAAGCCTTCCAAATGGTTCTCCAACAAGAGTCTTAGGTTAAGCCTTCGTCGCCCGAGATCAAGATCCTCCAACTCATCATCACAATCCTCAACTGCGTCTCCACGATCTCCCATGTCAACATGCACAACCCCAAAGAAGGGAGAGATGAACGGGCTGGTGGAGGCTTTTCGCCACTTGGACGGTGATGGAGATGGGAAAATCTCGGCCTATGAGCTAAGGTCGTATTTTGGATCCATTGGGGAGCAGGTGTCTCACGAGGACGTTGAAGGGGTCATCCATGACCTCGATTCTGATGGGGATAACATGCTGGACTTGCAGGATTTCACGAAGCTGATGAAGAGagatggtggtgatggtgatgaGCGGGATCTACGAAAGGCTTTTGAGATGTTTGTGTGGGAGAAAGAAGGGTGTGGTTGCATCACCCCGAAGGGGTTGCAGAGGATGTTGCACCGTCTTGGAGATGATAGGTCCTATGATGACTGTGTTGCAATGATCGGTGCCTTTGATATTGATCACAACGGTGTTCTTGATTTCGATGAGTTTTACCAGATGATGGCTTAGTCAATATATAACCCCTTCATATTTCTAGGTACAATGGTTGCAATGATTCAAAACTTCAACTCAAACTTTTATGTAAGGAAAACAGTAAATATATGTACATGGAGGCCGTTCCAGCCACTCCTTCTTATGTTCTGAAATAAGGCACGTCATATTCTTAAGtggtaaatattattttatgttgcCTTTTCACCAGTATACatgtttttgtcttttattttatttttttgctttatcttttaaaaatattttttcgttTTATAGCGTTTATATTTGGATCCAGTTTACCTTCTAAGacagtcatttttttttttcaattttgaatcTATTAATTTTGACTAATGTAAGACATGAAATTTGTCTCCTTAGATTCCTCTACATGAAAATTATAGAATCGAACTGGTGTTGGAATAGGATATAGTATGAAAATTACATTAGAGAATGAGTGTAACAAAACAAGTTACTGAAAAATTTAGTAttggatgtttttttttttactactaatgTGACTTACATTTTATCAAGTTACAAATAAAACGTTAACTgtgaaaaacatttaatttactcacaataatattaaaagaaatatttttattaataaatgcaaTGAATCtggataataaaaaagaaatatttataccaaaataattcaataataaaagaaaagtacaTGGAATATTCTAGTTACTTATTGACTAAAACACCAACGAATATTATCATACGGTTTATCGAATATATTCTTatgattaagttaaatttattcaaaattataaatttttaccactcttattttttatttaatgagtcctttatgattttatagtttttaacatacaaataattatcttaattatgCCCAATAAATTAATCGCCCGTGTATTTGAATTTGAAgctcattaaaaaaaatggttgctTTGGCTTATGAATAATACTTTTAGGTGTTCACAGAGTTATGGAGTATAAGAGTGATTCCGAAGGCACAATTATTTGGGTCGAGGCTACTCTTGGATAAGTTACCGACAAAGGATAAATTATCGGTGAAGGGAGTTCAATTACAACACTCTTTGTGTGAGTTTTGCCTAGATTGTGAAGAGAGTGCATCACACCTATTTTTCTCTTGTGGAATGTCTCAAAAGGTGTGGAAAATGTGTGATAGCTGGATAGGGGTGAGCTCAGTTCATCACAACCAAGCTAGGATACACTTTCAACACTTTCATTTAAGTAGCTTGAACACTAGGCAAAACACAATTTGGAAAGGAATGTGGTTGGCTATAGTTGGGGAAATTTGGAGACATAAGAATGAGGTGATCTTTAAGCAAAAGAAAGTTGACACTGAAGATATTTTTAGTCTTGCTCAAGTTAACGCTTGGGCTTGGTTGAAACATAAAATTCCTTCGGTAAAGTTCTCATATAGTGACTGGTACTTTGCTCCTATTGTGTGTTTAAAATCTCTATGATATGATGCTTTCTGTGTTTAAGTTGCCAGGTGAGCATGAAAAGGATTCTCATGTCTAAAGCAATGAGCTCTTCATCAGTGATTTTGCACACTTCTTTGGTTACTCCGTAACAACCAAGAGAACATAGTCTCGGGAGTGCAACGAACCATGCATACCTCGTTTTGTATTCACTTTCTGTGTAATCTTGTAGACTGGCCGGGGAAGGTGCGATATGGGTGGCTAATCTTATGATTCCTACCCAGCTTGACATTGGGAAAACATAGCTCTAGCATTGAAAGTCCAGTTTAATTATTCTGTCAGATTATTGTAGAAACATAGTTTTGGAGATGCACTGCATTTTTTTGTAAATGAGTTAGAGCACCCGTCAAGTgctctattattaatttaattcaattctttgccgataaaaaaaaaaagaatacagGATTTGAAGTGGATTTTCCTGGCAAGCCATCAATTGCACTTTTTACCCTCAAAAGCTAAAGCAAGGTGACAAGAACATGCacgaaagaaagaagaaaataacatGCAATGTCGGCTTTAATTGATtagttttttcaattatattatgagaatgaaatatttattaactttttatgattaatttctatataagaATTTTGTTAATCATACCAATAAAACcttttttaactatattttttctatCCATAAAACTCAAAATCTTAACCAATATAATTGTACTTGAAACATCTCATATGTGAAAAACTTTTAAATCTCCAGCTTTGGTTCtctgaaattaaaaatgtatcCTCTTGTTTAGTTTGTTATAAGTAATCTGGTATCTTTATTCTAGTGAAGgagtttaattataatttattttataaataagtatttgttttcatatgtatttacaaaatattttaacttattccaatgattattaaatattttataaaaaataactcacaATTTATTACAGAAGATCAGTTTAACCttgtttttaaattgttaaaataactcatacataaatttttatatgataaaacagttacattcaaaacataattactAGATATTCTTATATAggtaatttttaaatagaagaaaaatagtaCACTCTTTTTTTCTATCATGATCTAAAATTGTCGATACAAGTGTAGACCACAATTCAACAGCATTTTCTGGATGTGAGCCACGTGCTAATAATGATTTATATGAAACATTATTGAGAAACTGAaaccaaaatcaatttattgACATTTAATGGCTTTAATGGCATGCTCCTTTTCAGAACTGATTCTTTCTTTCACGGTAGAATCtgggttttttatttattgctttttattgatattaaatttacaaacaaacaaataattttctGTGATTTTTTACACAAATCCATCACAATAtcttatttattacatttttaactAATGTCCTATGTGAACCTattgtaaattttgaaaaatacacCTTAAATTTAAGAAAGAGTGGTTGTTTTATTTCTCAAAATAATTGGTAGTTCAAAGTGTAGCACCACTAAATTATATGGTCCCACAATAAGGTTATCGTAGTCACTAAAACGAATTGTTGTTATCACAGTCCGATGGGAAATAAATGAAGAATGGATATTAAAAACATGGGTTTAACATGTTTCTAATCATAAATTTATAGACTTGTTCAtggtttttaataaaagaaatttcattgataaaaaaaattattgccTATTGATATTGTTAAGTCATAAATTATCCCTTGATACTATTTGTCGGAAAGAAATGTATGAATTCCttacatattaaaattagagttgtcaaaatagGTTGGAATCTGTGAGCCAACTCGGCTTACCACGAGTTCGGGCCGGGttgggttaaattttttttacaaatttcaatacgggttgatttttgacccgggtCATTTAGAACCTagctcatccgggttgaacctgtggtgagccgggttggctcaccatcccgcagataaaagggtcacacaagtgtttttattttttttattaagttgggctttacatttgggtcatgttaagtTGTGTTtgtatccaacacataaataatttgtatttcttttattttggtttgtatttggattgtattaaagtttatttagattttaattagaattacaatttagttttgactgaaaataaaaataatatttgtttaattaagtgaacctgtgagccaacccgtttaacccgccaacctgTGGTAGGCCGGaccgggttcaaatttttttggctcgctaaaaagtgagccgggttgggttggctcactaaatcatcaacccgtggtAGGTCGAGCCGGGTCGGGCCGGgatacccgttttgacagctctaattaaaattagaacTATCAAAATGGGTCACCCGACCCAACCCGGTTCGGTCCGCAAcgggttggccacttagtgggtcaacccaacccggctcacttattagcgagccaaaaaaattagaacccgacccgacccaccacgagttggcgggttaaacgagTTGACTCAcgagctcacttaattaaaaaataaacacacaatttttttttcttcaatcccaataaaactaaattataattccgattaaaatctaaataaacttcaatacaatccaaataaaatcccaaattatgttaaactccaaatacaaatcaaaattacaaaaatataaattactatctaatATCAAATCATTCTTGTCACTTATCAAATTACTAGTCTTGAATGgataaatccacaacatttCCTTGATCTTCTTTTataccaatttttgtaaaatgatcTCAAATCTTAGAAGTAGTTCCCCTAGGTCTCTTACTTTCTCTACCAAAATTTTTACCCTCATTATCAATCTCTTATACgacaacaacaaacaaaagatgCAATGGTGAATTAAAGAGAATATCATTTAGGTTTAgaggtttatttttttaatattatatatatatatatatatatattaatttaatatttaaaatttattggcggGTTGGCTCAtcaacccggctcatcacgggttcaactCGAATGAGTCGGGTTCTTAGTTGGTTGGGTTTATTTTTAACCCTaccaaaatttgtaatttttttcaactcaacccggctcgaatCTGTGATGAACCGGATTGACTCGCGGGTTATAGCCCATTTTGACGGCTctaattaaaatagaattttgtGAATTGGAttgtgaaattaatttataacattagCAAGTTACACATTAATTTTGTCTTGATCGGGGAATCTTAGAAATCAATATATTGGGGAATCTTAGAAATCAATATGCTCTAATTTAAACTGGAAAACATTGATTTGTTAgtccaattgaaaaaaaaaatcacgtcCAGTTGATTTGTTTTATCATAAACACATTGGACAAGTATAAAACAGAAATTACCAAGAAACAAAGCCATTTCATgactaaatatataataaatattttatataccTATGTATTATAACATTAATCGAGcattttatttagtataattttacattttatttagttagaacgttgttataataaaatattatactaatcttataattattaattatgaagtTTAATGCTTTAAATCTTTtgaatatattgttaaatatgtatattttgttgttaaaaGAACACGAATTGAAGAAATTCGATAAGTTTATGAAAGATGAAGTCAATTTTTTTCTggaagtaaaattttcagtttcgaagttaaaattattattacagaTTGTTAGAACTTTTAGACTTGACCTAAATAAGTCTAAAGTTAATTGTGAGTGAGATTCAACATGAAATTTTCTAAACTGAGCGCGTGAAAAGATCACATGTTGTACAACAAATTCCACTTTCTATTATTAGTGAGGAGAATTGTAGACCAAGAGTATGAAAAGTCTAATGCAGTTTTAATGAGTTTGTATGAAAAATATCTGAGTATTGTTTTAGTCAATAGATATCATGATCCTATGTTAGAAGACTTTGTGTACGTGTTTTTTGcgtatgaattttatttatatttaaatactttaaatttacaATTCTCATACTAAAATTAGGATTTACATTatcatttttgtatttatattatgacttattttctatttaatgattatttgatcatacttatattataatttgttttattatttaaataaatatatttcaagttacgtatttattctcatttaattgaatacaatttttcatatttatagaGAAATATACATTTCgatttatttgttaatattcCAATCGTTAATACACTTAATCAATCTTTTTAAGTGAATAAGATGGTAATAGGTAAGTTGAGTGCAACGTATCACTATGTTACTTCTCAATTCGGCTAAGTAAgattttatcatataaaaaataatttaagaaaataattcatttatttggagcatttgaaatgttttttaaaaaaaataacatgtttagaaatgaaaattaaaaaaagaaattgagaaactttaagaaagtacaataaataataaaagtagtagaatttgaatttttttttaaaaagaaggaaattgaaattttccaACTTGTGGAATTGTTCATTGATTAGGACAAATAAAGTCTATAgctccaaaaataattttttaaaatgatatttcttTCGGTCGCTAAATTGGTggctaaaacattacatattaaataatgttttagcAGCTGAAAATATTTGGTGGCTAATTgctataacaaatatattttacaaaataaaatttattttggtcgATAAATCGATggctaaaatattatatttagagactaaaaattTCCGGTCACTATTTCAGTCATTGtagcaataaatattattgtacatTGATTCAGTCGCAATTTCGGTGGCTAATTTGTGACTACTATTATTCGATGGCTAATTTGCATTTTTCTAGTAATGACTTTGAGTCGCAAGTCAGGGCAGAAGGTTGAGAAGAGTGGGTTCAAGTTGAAGTTCCAGACGAGTCGGTCGAAGTCGAAGGTCGAGCTGGGTTGGTCCAAGCCGAAGGTTAAGTCGAATTGATACAAGTCGAAGGTCGAATCGATTCAGTTTAGGTCGAAGGTCGAGTTGGGTCGCCTTGAAAATTAAATCGAGTCAGTTGGTCTAAGTTCCATGTTGAGCCAGGTCAGACTTGGTTAAAGGTTGAGTAGTGTCAGCCTTGTCGAAATGGGtaggaaataaatattgtaaattgaTTCTGACGAGTAATGGGTATGGGTTTTTGTTCCggtaaaaaattgaatatcCTTTACCGAAGACAAAGTTTTAAGAACTTTTCTGACTTAACGTGAAATAAAGAGCACATTGAGGCTAGAAAATGGTTCTCCTTGACCTGAGGATTTAACCTTTAAAAAGTGGTTACAAATTTAATAACCGACTCACTAAAATATCtcttctttataaaaaatatcaactaaaaTAGAGAAACTTAGGTCCAATTCCTAGACCCATAGACTTTAGGTCAGCTTTGGGACGTCTTATCCATATTTAGGAATCGGGTCAGGTCCAGAACGACCAGGAcgatacattattttttatagtcgCATGTTAACGGAGCGAGTACAtgtatcatagtatccatatTCGTGCATACTCGTACCCgctatactataatttaaaataaaacaacatgattaaattattaactcattaattttgaatgagttattttttatctattggttttaaaaaaatcttcatttctttgtaattgtcattcaacattatttaaatggattatttggactttgtttgatatttatgaatattatgtattgtattttatttgaatttatggttaaaatagggtgttaaatattttattttatttttttttaaatacctgCGAGTACATGGTAGATATCCGTggataatagaaaaatatgcaGGTACCCACATAACAATACTCACACGAATATAAAGACATGTACGAGGTATATATTTATCCAGTGGATATGGTACGAAAGAGTTACTACTCATCTCGTTAATACCcctagattatatatatatattacaacaaTTTTAACACTAATGTGAAAGATAACATACTACATCAGTTTATGGTCACcaattgatatattatatacCTTATCACAAAAAAGTCAATACAAAAATTACCTTTCTAAATCTCTAATTACCCACTATTAAAGACATACTTTGTGGCTCGGAATATCGATGACTacaacagagaaaaaaaaaaagtacatctttaatattattattcgtgtgattttggaaaaagataatttcaatcattatttaaattataacttaaatttctaaattttattcttaatgaattcatggttaaattactcttttggtccttatatttgtcAGCTagtgtcaatttggtccttaagTTTTCTTCTACTCAATTtggttattgtttttttatttgaaaatgattcaatttggtcattacTGTTAATTTAACCAAATGATGTTAAATTCaacgtcacgtgtcaattttttgttttcttttgaatttttttgaattttttgaattttttttcaaaatttgttttattttgtacacGTGTCATTTCACAATTGtatcacgtgtcaaagtgattcaatttggtccttatatttgtttttagtttcaatttagtttcaatttttgtaaaaattaagcAATATTGTTCCTCCTTaagttgagactcaatttactttttgtataaatctaATAGTGATATTGTTactaaaattaagtttttattaaatatttctagaaatactttttaaattaactttatacaaaactttaaactttggttttgtttagaacttgaaatttatttcataaacttatgagtgacaagttatttgacttttaatcttcactaagtttgtataatatgg contains:
- the LOC114176573 gene encoding probable calcium-binding protein CML41, yielding MATDRIFKPSKWFSNKSLRLSLRRPRSRSSNSSSQSSTASPRSPMSTCTTPKKGEMNGLVEAFRHLDGDGDGKISAYELRSYFGSIGEQVSHEDVEGVIHDLDSDGDNMLDLQDFTKLMKRDGGDGDERDLRKAFEMFVWEKEGCGCITPKGLQRMLHRLGDDRSYDDCVAMIGAFDIDHNGVLDFDEFYQMMA